One Halobaculum roseum DNA segment encodes these proteins:
- a CDS encoding zinc ribbon domain-containing protein, giving the protein MNLPRLGGSTGRKRPWLAVLLALAVTGLGHAYLRRWLRAFGWFAATFAAVLLFVPPEVVEALNAGDPVSNPVKALPPVIVVLASAVDAYMLARATREDAGVRPSGSDAGDAGSGAADASHPGVAGSGAGAAGRGATTAAEAPACPNCGKDLDADLDFCPWCTTRLEWDDPEGPDVAGDDDDDGPNP; this is encoded by the coding sequence ATGAACCTCCCCCGTCTCGGCGGCTCGACGGGTCGCAAGCGCCCGTGGCTCGCGGTCCTCCTCGCGCTCGCGGTCACCGGGCTGGGCCACGCGTACCTCCGGCGGTGGCTCCGCGCGTTCGGCTGGTTCGCGGCGACGTTCGCGGCGGTCCTGCTGTTCGTCCCGCCGGAGGTCGTCGAGGCGCTCAACGCGGGCGACCCGGTGTCGAACCCGGTCAAGGCGCTGCCGCCGGTGATCGTCGTCCTCGCCAGCGCGGTCGACGCGTACATGCTGGCGCGCGCGACGCGTGAGGACGCGGGCGTGCGTCCGTCGGGTTCCGATGCCGGCGACGCCGGGTCCGGCGCCGCGGACGCGTCCCACCCCGGCGTCGCGGGGAGCGGCGCGGGGGCGGCGGGGCGCGGGGCGACGACCGCCGCCGAGGCGCCGGCGTGTCCCAACTGCGGGAAGGACCTCGACGCCGACCTCGACTTCTGTCCGTGGTGTACGACGAGGCTCGAATGGGACGATCCCGAGGGGCCGGACGTCGCCGGCGACGACGACGACGACGGTCCGAACCCGTAG
- a CDS encoding DsbA family oxidoreductase: protein MSTDDASADDPADDASADDASDRRPVTIYSDFVCPFCYLGRASLRRYREDRAERDLPEVGVEWQFFDLRGHKRGPDGEIRDDVEDGKDEDYYDQVRENVVRLREEYDADGMLAFDEVHDADSWDAQQAALYVKQTADLDTFRDFYDAVLEAHWEEGREIDDLDTLAELAESVGVDGGEIRDAVDDGALAEELESQFEAARERGVTGVPTFVADGHAARGAVPPEHLRRLLEGV, encoded by the coding sequence ATGAGCACCGACGACGCATCCGCCGACGACCCGGCCGACGACGCATCCGCCGACGACGCGAGCGACCGGCGACCGGTCACGATCTACTCCGATTTCGTCTGTCCGTTCTGCTACCTCGGACGGGCGTCGCTGCGGCGGTACCGCGAGGACCGCGCCGAGCGCGACCTCCCCGAGGTGGGCGTGGAGTGGCAGTTCTTCGACCTCCGCGGGCACAAGCGCGGCCCCGACGGGGAGATCCGCGACGACGTCGAGGACGGCAAGGACGAGGACTACTACGATCAGGTGCGCGAGAACGTCGTGCGCCTGCGCGAGGAGTACGACGCCGACGGGATGCTCGCGTTCGACGAGGTGCACGACGCCGACTCCTGGGACGCCCAGCAGGCCGCGCTGTACGTGAAACAGACGGCCGACCTCGACACGTTCCGCGACTTCTACGACGCCGTCCTCGAAGCCCACTGGGAGGAGGGCCGCGAGATCGACGACCTCGACACCCTCGCGGAGCTGGCCGAGTCCGTCGGCGTCGACGGCGGGGAGATCCGCGACGCCGTCGACGACGGGGCGCTGGCCGAGGAACTGGAGTCGCAGTTCGAGGCGGCCCGCGAGCGCGGCGTGACCGGCGTGCCGACGTTCGTCGCCGACGGCCACGCCGCCCGCGGAGCGGTGCCGCCGGAACACCTCCGACGACTGCTGGAGGGCGTCTGA